DNA from Camelus dromedarius isolate mCamDro1 chromosome X, mCamDro1.pat, whole genome shotgun sequence:
aaaccaaacaaacaaaaacaaaaaaataggggATAATCACATTACTTCCTCTTAAGGTTTTGTGAGGTTTATATGAATGATTTTTATACAGACCACTTAAGTGTCTCACGTATTAAATAATATCAGCTGTTTTACCATCTTTGGTAGATGGAAGGGTCTCACCAGATCCTGTAGCTGTTGATGAGTTTGGCTCTGGAAATTTCAATATTAACTTCTAGAGTTCTAAGTACATatgctttattgatttttaaactaGAAGCTAAAATTAAGGTTCAGGAAAACATATGAACCAGTTAAATAGAATGATGATTGTGTCCCCCACTTTCAAGTCCATTGGGTGGGCAACTCCCAAAATGAGAATGGTATGATCATACTGTCCCTTTTCCTATATTGTATCCATTAGACAACTTATTCTGCAATACAGAAATGGCCCTGAGGACCATACTGCAATTCTCCTTCTTGTTACATTTACCATGCTCTTTGTGGTAGAGTGTCTCAAAGGCATGTTTTTCAAagaagggaagaggcagggagggaagggaacaaACATTTTCATGAGTGCCCACTAAGGACCAGATGCAGTGTTTGGTGTTTTGGGTTAATTCTCTCTTTAATCCCCTtaacaatcctgtgaggtaggtagcAGTATTTCCCTTACATGAAGAAGAAACAACTCGGAGAGGTTAAGTGTATTTTCCAAAGCCCTTAATCTAGTAAATTACAGAGTTTATATTTCTAACCTAGGTTTGTCATACTCCAAAGCCCATAATCtaccttttaaattttggtgaCCTTCCAGGACTAGGGGATTGGTTGGTTTAAATTTGCATGACAGGATGttaaattggagttttctcttaAGCACCAAGATATAATAGATATGAACTTCTGAAGAcaagttttcaaaggaaatagcCAAACAGCTGTAAAGCCTCAAAGGATTTAAAGGGTCCAGAGAGAAGAGATATGAAGAAATTTTTGTGAGGATTTCTTTGGAGTCGGCTTCCGAGGGGGGAGAGTTCCTGTGCTTTGCTCTTCACACCAAGACTTTCACTGGACCCTTTGAATCTTGATACGTAGCTCCTGGAGTTTGTAGGCATAGCGAAATGGGATCTGACTCCAGCATGAGAAATGTTAAATGCTGGAGAATAGGAAGTATAAGGAAAGAGGAGAAACCCAGTACATCCCTTTCCCCCGAAGTGGGAGGTCCACCTGAAGTCGGTGCTAGCTGAGGGAGGAGAGATTTAACTTTAAATCAAGTTCAGAAGGTCCTTTATTATTTGGGACTAGGGGTTCTAATCACTGAAAGGAGGCTCAATTTGCGATTTAAAGTGACTGTAGGGCTCTTTGGAGTGAGTAGCAAAGCCATGGCTCCTGggaaaaacttaattttaaaggTATTGTATTAGACAAAAGTAAAGTTGCATTTTGATTATATCTTACCAGTAGTTCTTGTCCAGTTTAGTGACTGTATCTGTGTGGTATGATGTTGGTGATGGGCCACGCTCCTATGGGGGAGTACTACTAATATTTTTGCCTTAATTTTGCTACATCGGCTTTCTTTTGACTAGTATTTGCctggtatatatttttccatccttttattttgaatttttgtggATAATTTTAAGAGTACCTCTGAGAAAAGTATGAAACCAGATTCTGTGCCTTGAAAAAAATCCAATCTGAGGTTTTATTCCTGTTGAGTTTAATCCAtgtacatttattataattattggcATATGTAGATATATTTCTACCTTcctattttgtgttttctattatgttttttctttgcatccttcctcttctctcctttcctgccttctgttGGACCAATGGAGTTTTCTTTGGAATTCTGGAATttacacattctatttttaatcctttagTGCTTATCCTAAGAGTTTTCTAAATTGATTATCtaactttgtgtttttaaacaaaatctaaagtaTCTCTAACTTCTATCCTCTTTATTATAAGACTTTGACattttgaaatgcttttaaaaatatatatatatacacaacttcTGATAATTGGCATTTCTTTAAGCAAGCAAACTATTAACCATTCTTGTTAGTATAGTTCACAGtttatgatgtattttttaatgtattatctCATCTGATTCTAGATAAAGCTCAGATAAGTGTTACTTCATAATGACTTAGTGAATTAGGGGGCAAAATAAGAAGAGGACAGACCAgaagagaacagaacagaaaagagttCTTCAATTCTTAATGGTACCTTCAAAAACCCTTAAGAGTCTGGGGACCTCAGGTTGAGAACTACAGATCTTAGAAATATATCCTTCACCTTTTTCTtttgagaagggaaagaggaaagagaatgacCATTTTTGAACATTTATTCTGTACCAGAAACTTTTCTTAGGCAAGACAAGCCTTATATTTAATGGCGACCTTCTTTACTTTCTAGATGTTCAAGGATGTTATGAGCGTTATTTCACAACATGCTTCCTTACCAATCCACGTACATTCTCCTGAATGGAAAATGAacttacttttgttgttgttaatgatATTGATGAAAATAATAACTAACAATTATAATAGTATTTCTTACAGAAACCACCATGTTAACTAGGTGCTGAATCTGATGGGGTAAATATATTCTCAAAACCACCATTCAGTTTTAGAAGGGAAGCCACTTAGTCATCTAGATGACTAGATAAAACTACATCCTGTGTAGTTTAAGAGTAGAGAAACTTGCTAAGTCAACAAAGATTTGGATAATAATTTGGTTATACTTATTataactgccttttttttttttaaccaataggATGGCCCGGTTTAGATCCTAATAAAGTACTTTAGGCCTCTCCTGAGTAttcctaaggttttttttttttcaaatgaaacaagaagaaatcagctaaaatgaaaagaaaccaccTATGATTTTAACTGGAGAATACTGAATTATTAGTCATTGGGATATTAACCTGTGTATTgtgttctgttatttttctttcctcccatttcctGCAGGGAACCGGGAGAGAGAGGTTTGTGGTGGAGCTGGAAGTAGAAGCTGCTTAAAGCCAGTgacttttacattttgaaaaggatTATGTCCCTTGATGAAATCAAGCCAAATGTCCCTCAGATGGGAATGGAGGGCAtttgaaggcagcaagagaagTCAGGGTTTGTGGGTCCTTCCCGTAGCAGATACATGAGTTTCTCCATTATCAGAACCCAAGGAAGATTCTGTGGTGGGCTCAGGGAAGTTGGGCACCTAGTCTTACCAAAGATCTCCCTACCCAGAGGGTGGATGGAAGCAGTGGGGACAAGGGATATGAAGATACCATGCCAATTCAGTAAAGGAGAACCTCATCCCTAACCAGGGTAGACAGACATATGTCAGTGGGGCTCTCCTCAGGCTTTGGTGCCAGATAAGACCATaggatgttcgttcaactagcagaaatgGGGAATCACCGATAATAACTGAAGAGAAGATCCCAACAACATGTTACAGTCAGGATATCAGATTCCTATTTATGTTCATTTAGAGGCAAtgtggtattttaaaatgtgttttaaataaatgtgacaTTTCTAACATGTTTAAGCCAAGATCCATTTGTTTACTAGGCCTTGTATTCAATGGATAAGTCCTTGTTAAGAACTCCTCtagggctcacacaggcacctttCATCTGTGGGGCccgctgttgtctatggcagcgtACCCCTAATAAACTCCCTTTTATtcccactaaaagaaaaaaaagtcctttaGTTGGCGAAGGCCCTAGGTCCCAAAGAGGACATGACAATTCTAAGAATATATGGCAAAGTATGAACGATGGTTATTTCAGGTATGTGTATGCTAGTAATCTCATTTGCCCCTCCCCCTATCCATTTCCCCCCTCTGCTGTGTCCCCCAAGGTTACCAGTATTGCTGTATCAAAGGCCTTCTTTGCCCTTTGGCTTCTAGTATGGCCAAAGGGAAATACCCAACAGGAGACAAAAAGGAGGGACGAGTGAGGTCAGGTATTCCACCCCTAGCCTGCTTCCTGGAGTCTGTCTTCTTTGAGGTTTCTGTGAGCTGACTGCATTCTCAAGATTCCAGCTGCCGTCAGGTGGCCCTTTCCACACAGCTGTCTACCATTCCAGTAACTCCCCACTCCCActttctcccctcaccccattcCTTCCTCTCACCACCCCCACTCGTCCCCAGCTCCTACTCCACTGTCCCCCacactccctcctccagctcccttccccaccccatcctctcctTCTCTACTCTTGTCTATAGGCAGTCACACCATGTCACACGCTGAACTGTCACCTCCAAATTCATGTCAAAGTCCTAACCCCCACCCAACTACCTccgaatgtgactgtatttggagatagttTTTATAGatgtaagttaaaatgaggtcattgtggtgggccctaatccagtatgactggcttccttctaagaagagattaggaGGACATAGGCAGGTACTGAGGAAAAGACCACGTGAAATCACAGGGAGAAAGCAGCCATCTACAAGTTGAGGAGacaggcctcagaagaaaccagccctgcgaACACCTTGATCTTaagacctctggcctccagaactatgataaaataaatttctgttgttgaagtcAGTCTGTGGGTGACTCCTCTGCTGACAACTTGGGAAAAAATTCTCTATTAAACTCAAATCATCCATTTTGAGTCCCTTTTAtttcctgctgggaccctgacTGATCAGTGGTAGGATTATATATGATTCTTACTCTCATTCATTCTtaatgtattttccaaaattcCTGAAaccatggaattttttttttcaatgaagacGTAAAAAACACTGTCATGAAGCAAAACTTGGCTTGACTaggaaatttttatataaaatggattTATAATCACAGGCATCCAACACCACTCCACTTCTCCAGAAACCCCCTGCTCTAGGATCCCCAATGCTTTGTCCAGGGGATTATAAAAACAGAGGGTACATGGCATCAATGCTGGAGCTGGGAAAGTTGCCATCGTTGGCCCCAAATCTGCAAATATTTCTGATAGAATACTGAAGGTGGCTGCCCAGGCTGCCTCTGGAGGGAAAGAGCACAGGTCTGTCCGAGTGTAAGGGACTGTTAGAGTACCCACTACATACCCTATTTTACCAGCCCAACTCATGGAGGCGAGGAGCATCAGGAACAGAAATGGCTCTCAGAAGCAGCATTAGAAAGCAACCCCACCCTGAGAGGCCACAcacaagggagaggaggggaactGGCCTGACAGGGCATACTTCTGGCTGCCACACCCAATGATAAAAGGAATTCCTTCACTAGGAGTCAAAACTCTCTCCTTTAATACCGCCTAGATCTTTCCTGAGCCTGCTGACTTCTCAGCCTCAGTAAcattaaaggcacactgcaaattACTTGCTTTgaaatttagaaacaaattttatttaagatCTGAAATACAATTCCTAAAATATCGACTTCTCCAGAAAACCGTGGCTACACAATAATGCATTGCCTCTATCATGTTAGAACGTGCATTAGACTCAAATACAAAAACCATGAAACAAACCACCATCCTTCAACAATTTGAGCAAAGATAGAATGCCTAAggaacaacatagatggacttgcaGAGGATGGGCTGTTTTACTTCAagcaccataaaaaaaaagagcacaaatgcATGGGTTTTCAGGTATATACATGAAGTTGAACctttggcactaggaatcagggcATTTTCACATAGCATTAACACATATTAGAAAATTGTGTAGTGTCAAAGGGATAGAACCACCAGCATTCAAGCAATGTTGTCAACTAGGCAATAAAATGTTCTACTGAATGTTTCTTCTTTGTCTAATTACTGCATACACTGGTAGCAactttgaaatgagaaaaaggagCTTGtactccttttattttctgtttagaacaaaacagaaaacaaactgaaacataagCCCTGTTATACATTAACAATTTTAAAGAACATCAATTATACAAGAAAAAGACTAAGAACAAAAAGAGTGTTTACAGATACCAGACAGAACAGTGAGTGGTCAGTAGACCCTCACAGGGCTTTGCGGTGGTACTCAGCAGAAGCCACTTTATAATCACTGGCAGTAAACAGAGACGCAGCATTCTTTGCCAGGTATTTTAGGAAATCATGCAAATAGCCCAACAATAATGCAAGGCTCTTCTCATCAAGGGGCGTATACGCCAACATTGCTCCGATTCTCACAAATAATCTCAGTAGGTGTGGTGCCCCATAAACCTGGGACATTGGCGCATCAGGGTGAGCCAAGAGGATTTCGGCATACTGGGGCCTCTCAAATTTGTAGAGCAGCTGAGTGCCCAACATCACATTGAAATACTCTTTTATTCCTGCCACAACTTCATTAACTGCATACTCCTTATTATCAACATTTCCCTGCGATTTCTTGCAATTTGCATATTCTTCCAGGATAGCATCTACATTTTTCTTAGCAGGGAGCTGAAACAGCTGCTTCTGCCTGGTAACTAAGTCCCAGTCCTCAACAAGCCATGGTTTTAATTCTTCAGGAATCTTCACTTTAACTTCCATCCTATTCTTAAATGCCTCCTCACTCTCAACAGTGGGGTCTGCCCGGGCCCTTTTCTTCCGAGGTGGCTGAGGTGCTTCGCTGGTACTGCCACCATCTCCATTTCCAGGGGtcttctgtttattctttcttgtcttcCTCACAGATCCCGAAGGGGGGTTCTCTGCAGAGCGACCCCCCCATCTGCCTGGGAGTGCTGCTTCCAGATTCTTCTGCTGTGGACCAGCTGCCTTCTTTCCCGAGGAGGCCCCTCTCATCTTACTTCTCTGCATATTGCTTCTAGTTGGTTTTTTGAAGTTGTCTTCTTCTGCAGATTGTTGTCCACGAGTTTGAGAACCCTGCTTTCTGGAACTCATTCAACCCTGTTTTTATTCCAACCACTGTAATATACAAAGTATTTCACTTGGTTGTTTTCTATGGCGACCTTTAACAGAATGTGCTTCGTAAAGGCCCATCAAAGCACAGCACACGCTACTCTCTTGGAATTTGGATTTGGATTTCAAATAAATCCTATTTCAGGACCAATTAATTTTGACTTACtaactcctccctctctctttgaTCCTTGCTACCACCCACCCACTGTTCTCAGCCCACCCAATCACTCATCAGACCTGCCCATAAACTAGCTTTTTGATGCCACTCAAAAGACAGGAAGATAATCTtagagaaagaatgaattaaatggaaaagaaactacAAAAGGCAGTGGAGTTGAAACTCAAGACTTCTGAACAGGAAAAAtgacaagatgaaagaaagaaagattaatttAGGTGGCTGGaggcaaaataaataatagcAAAGATTTTGGTCTAAGTCCAGGTAGGCCTGAACTAGGCTGATGACAGACTCAAGAGAAACTGAATGCAGAACTTGGTAAATGAAGAAGAGGGAGGAGTCAAAGGTGACTCTGCAATTTTAAGCCTGGGTAATTAATGAATTACTAAAAGCACTAATTTTTAATGGTTAGTTTGGAATtggtaataaaataataagtaacagGTAATTTATCCATTCAGTTAGTCATCATACATTACTGCTTATCTGCTTCGGGACAAGTACTAGGCACTAGGGATTCAAATATCTGAAGTGACGATTATAAAACAACAAGGTTAGTACAGTGATAGTTACAGGCACAGAATATTTTGGGAGCAAACATATCACCACTTTTAGCAATAGCTTGTTGGAGGAGGTGATAAACTACTGAGGGATAAAGTCAGTGATGACTGCCAGGGTTTTGAGAATGGGTGATTTGGTTACATTGCTATCACCAAATGAGACTGCTTctagaggaggaggaaagggattAGAAAGAAGTTCAGAACTAGATCTAGTAAGTGTGAGTACGCAGTTAAACGTATGGCTTTTAACTTTAGGTGAGAGGTCAGAACCAGAAATGGAGATCTGAGAGCAATCATCATATAACTGGTAGCAGAAACTATAAGAGCCAATGAAATCTTTCATGGAGAATAGAGGAAGAAAAACTGGACCAAGGATAGCAttctggaaacaacctaagaaaGAATGATATTTATGGGGTGAGTAGAGAGAGgccacaaataaaacaaaaatggtcAGAGCAGCCAGAATAGGAGAATGTTACACTGGAAGCCAAGAAGTTGAAAGTTTCAAGAGGGAAAAGGGATGATCTACACTTTAAAAAGCAGCAGAGAGGGCTAGtaagagaaaagatgaaaaaaatagtgTTCTGTGATTCTTATGGTGTGACAGATTAAACAATTCCTTTGACTTACATaatcctcttccttccttcccttccaagAACTCCTAGTGTTTTCCCAGATGGAATCCTATAGATCTTCTGGGATGGTCTGGAAAGATGAGGTGGGAGACACAATCTACAAAGGAAAGCAGGCATTGGCAATGAAGATAAACTTCTGTGaaatacaggaaaaagaaaagataatctaatttaaaaacatgtgGTTTACAATTGTGATATCAGAGAAAATACATGAGCTCTGCTGTTAGACATACTTCAATTTGGCTCTGGCATTTATGGATTATGAGGATTTGGGCAAGATATGTAAGCTCTCTTAGCCTTTTATCTTTATCAATGGAATGTGGCAAATTACCCCTAGCCTTCACAGGTTCTTATTAAGAATTTCATAAATACAATGTGGCTGAACAGCTAGCACTGTACCTTGCAGGAATACCTGCACATGTGAACACAGATACAAAGATGTTCACTGTAGTGGTGTTTGtaatactgaaaaactggaaataCCTAAATTATTCTTCAATAGCAAAATGGTAATGTAAATTGTTATCTATGCAGACTATGAAAGAACATTCAAATGAATTAAGCAGAGATCCATGTACTGATGTGAAAAGAGGTTCAATTATATACTATTAGGTAAACAGGCAAGTTGCATGGTAATGCGTACAACAGGATCCCAGAGAGAGCACAGGTGGAGGGACAAGCATTAGTCTTAGACAGTTCTTACGAAGTGAGATATGATTTCTGTTTTAAACTGatgtgtttaaaaatacataggaTAAACACCAGACCGTTAAAATCAGGGTAACCTCTGAGATATGACGGTGGACCAGCATTAAACCAGGTTTCTCTGGTAAACTACAACTTTAACTCACAGAAAAAGCCCTTTCACCAATCGCTAGCCCTTAAGATCACGTGAGCAGGTGTCACGGAATCCCTGAAGGGGAAATAAGAGGTAAGAAATGTTAGAACACTAGCGCCCTGAATCAGGGAAGCCAGTTGTTGGGAAGAGAGGCCTGGGTGCTTCCCTTAAGCAAATGCTATCTAACTGACAGAACGCAAAGCTTTCATCAGAAATCAGAGCAAAGGTGCTGCCCGGAGAGCATCAAAATCTGTGAATACACACACTGACCCTGTGGGAATCAGAAACCTTCTGGCTGAGATTGCTGTATAGACACATCCTGTGAAGGATCAGAGTGGCCAGTGTCATGGCACTATAAGCTATCAGGCttacaaaataatttctaaaaaaaattgtttctggGACAGAGTGGGCACGGTATCTGAGACTATAGTTAAACAATATAGGTGAAATCCAGAAAACCCACCTCGGGGCTAATAATGGGCAGAGCTTCCACAAAACAAGGGGACAGTTAAAATATCAACCAAAAAAAGCAAGTCGACCCAGTGCCAAGCAGACTGTAAAACACGCAGAAGTAGAGCCAGGCGGCATAGGAAGTATTCTGGAAGTTGCACTGGTCATCAGCAATTCCTCAGTGAGGAATCTGAGAATGATAGCTGAACCTATTGTATACCCTTGGCATCGACTACATATATTTATGcataagaaaactacaaaaagaaattctaattGGTTCTCATTAAGTGGGTTTCATTATTCTCTACAAATTCTATTATTCATATAAAGTTCCAAGTTAAATGAAACATCTGACACTGTACCTAAAAATACCTGCACTATGAGTAAGATCTGTGCCCAGACTAAAGCCAGGGAAGCAGCCTTTCTGTCTCAGTACCTTAATTTTCATCTGAGTTCCTTACCAATACAGCAACTATTACTGCCTGGAGTCAGAAGCCAGACATCAAAAGGAGGGGAAGACCCATCCTTTTGATGTCTGGCTCCTACTTGTAATATGAATTTATGGGTAGCTTTACTAGGGTCACGGGACTTTGTACCTCCCTTCCTGGCTCCATGGCTCCGTGACAGATGTGCTGTGCACATTCATTTGAAACGTTAGCACTATATATTGCTTCCAGCGGTTTTAAACTTCGAATCTGCCAGTTTCTGACTTTATTAACATCGTTTACTGGCTTGGTATACCTACTCTACTCTAGCACACTTCCTCCCTTTGTCTCCCTCATCTAAATACCACGTCCCACTTCCTCTTCAAATTTCCTAACTACTCTAGCCTGTTTCTTTCCCATCTCCAATACCACATGAAGCCGACCTTAGTACTCTAGGgcttagtatttattatttaaatgtttcatgTGTTACTTTCGCTTATGGAACTACATTAATCTCCACTTGCCATAGGTCTTGTGTAATATACCTCTTGCACTTTCTGCAACAGCACTTTGGTCCTGGTGGGTATACACTAGTGGATCAGTGAGGTGATTTTAACACATgggaaaatggagaaacaaattagGGACAAACGTCATCAAATATTTCCCACTTGTTCCCTACAGGTCAGCTCTAGGGTAGGCCATatactgagaaaacacatttatatattaaccttaattttctatcttcaatGTCTGTGTAAATATTCAATTCAAAGAGGTAACTTCATCCTGGTAGCAAATCTTAGatcctcacttaaaaaaaaagttgctgttCTCATTTCCTCATGTTAGTGAAGTTATAACATGCACGTATCTTGAGAGCTGTAGGATATTCCACCAAATGGGCATACTTTAACCACCCTCTCTGGACAGTGACCGCCCCCGTTCAATTTATCctgtaatattaaaatatttgtagcCTTCATTTCATATTATCCCTTTGAGTCCCAGACACAGATTTAGTAGGCTAAGAGGCAATTTTACATTGCCAAGTTACTTCCCCTAAAGTTGCACAACCTCACAGCTCTGGTCAGAACTGGCTATTAAGAAAATTTGTAAATTTGCTAAGGAAAATTGGTTTATCTATTCAGCTTGTACTTTTTATTAGTGGTTCTGACATTTTAAGAGTGTTTACTGGTCAGTTATAGTTTACCTCTTGTCCTTTGCGCTTTAATTTGAAGTTGGTTCTTAATGAATTTTTTATGAGTTGTTTATCAGTTGTCATACCTGAGTAAATATATTCCCTAGTTTGTTTATAGTGGCTTGTAAGACTTTAAGTTTTACATGATAAAACATGTAGTTTTTCCTTCcactaagcttaaaaaaaattaagatgacatttaaatggatttgcttatattttaattCCAATTCACCCAGAAATTATTTAAGTCATGAACTAAAAATCTATTATTTCCCCAAGTAATTAATTTTGTGGTATCATTAATACTCCCTTTACATACTTATAAATACCaagttctcccctccccacctcaaccCAAGTGTATATGCTTTCAAATCTTTTCATGTacacattcacacaaaaacccACCTTTAAAACTAAAcgtgtatattatatacatatgtgaatatgtatcatttatttacatgtctTGACAAAGGTGAGATACGTATTGCTCCCCTTTTCTCACTTTAACAGTGGGCATCTATGTCCACACATACCTAGCTCATTCCTATTAATACCCACATCATTCTATAATCTGCATGTAACATAATTTAACCAGTCTCAtattaatgaacatttaggttcATTATTACAGAAATGCTGTAACAGACATCAGTGTGCAAATATATTAGCACATTAGGTAAGTATCTCAGGACATATTCTCAGCAGTGGAACTGCTCAGAGGATTTGCTTATTTACAGCTTTGATGACACAGaggcaaatttaatttttaaaaatgtaaacgtTCATTCACCCACACCTTCAGTAACACTGGATAaacatctttttgaaaaaaaaaaactgggggagGGGATCTAAAATGTAgcaagttatttttatttgaatttgtgTGATACTGAGCATATTTTCAGACATctgtatgtatctttttcttaTGTAAATACCTTTGTTCCCATGTCTACTAGGGTGATTTGCTTCTTTTAGACTTCTAATAATTAAATAGTaagttttttccctttgttagaaatatttttcctaaatggTCATTTTTCTAATtgggcctgtgtgtgtgcataaaaaCCACAAATGTGTCAACCTTTTCCTCCGTGAACTTTGACATGTCATGCCTAGAGAAATGCTCTCAATTCAATATTCTAAAAATTTCCTGTATTATTTCTCggtatttttttagtttctttcaaatatataactattttttccaaataattagtccctttccccactgatttGAATTGCTATTTTATAACATTCTAAATTCCTAGGTATATAAGTTTTTTAAGATACTCTTTTCCCCATGATTTTtgattattcaatttttaaagatatcacTGATTCTAAGTCACCTGTTCTGTCACAGCAAGGTCTGTTCTCACACCAGTATCACACTGGTTTAATTATcatagtttaaataaaatattgcccTGGAATAACACTTGTAAATGGGTTCCAAGGATGTTTGATACAGTATTATTTGAAACAGTAAAACACTGGAGTTAATGTAGAGGACTACCAATAGTGatttggcaaaaataaaacatggttTATCCATTATGTGGAATATGCCAGTTAAAGGAATGCCACTGGGAATGGAATCAAATAGAACTCTATGAATGGACATGAAGACATCCAAGACaatttgttgaataaaaacaGCAAGCTGCAAAACAATACCTATAGTGTGACACCACATTTAtgtgaaagaaaacacaaaacagtattttatatacatatccATATACATTTTTTGAACAGGTACATCATTTAGAGATTTAGAAGGAAATAGAACTAATAGTGGTTAACTCTGGGGAGAGTAAGAGAATTGGGGGTGGTGAAAAAAGGTAATTCAAGCCTAATCCGTATTATTTTAGCTTTTCACATTACAAGGAGACTGTATTCACATATCATTATAACTAAATACTTATATTAAAATACACGTAtttaaaattcatgattttcaaatCTATTCTTATCCATGGTTCTCACACACAGCTGGACTTTTCAGTTAATTTTCACTGTGTAACATATACTTTGTAGGCATTAACATGTGAACTGGTTTCTTTCCCCACTTCTAGGTTCTGCCCACTTCAGAGGCCCAGGTCAAGGTCCTTTCCCTCCTTGAGGCTTTTTCCATTTCAGGCTACTTTGGCCTTTGCCTTCTCTGAGCTCCTATTGGCCTAACAGtccacctcccccaccttttGCCTTTAATCATTCTCCAAATGGCCTCCCGTAAAGGAGTTCTATGCCTAACCATTTACTGCATCTTTTCCACCAGGGCAGTAGTACCCTCCTCTGCAATCTagctttcagaaggaaaaaaaaaaaggaaaatatagtgACTCCATGGGAAAATAAAGCTGCCAAGAGACTGGAAAACCTTCCTTCATCTCCTC
Protein-coding regions in this window:
- the MORF4L2 gene encoding mortality factor 4-like protein 2 isoform X1; the encoded protein is MSSRKQGSQTRGQQSAEEDNFKKPTRSNMQRSKMRGASSGKKAAGPQQKNLEAALPGRWGGRSAENPPSGSVRKTRKNKQKTPGNGDGGSTSEAPQPPRKKRARADPTVESEEAFKNRMEVKVKIPEELKPWLVEDWDLVTRQKQLFQLPAKKNVDAILEEYANCKKSQGNVDNKEYAVNEVVAGIKEYFNVMLGTQLLYKFERPQYAEILLAHPDAPMSQVYGAPHLLRLFVRIGAMLAYTPLDEKSLALLLGYLHDFLKYLAKNAASLFTASDYKVASAEYHRKAL
- the MORF4L2 gene encoding mortality factor 4-like protein 2 isoform X2; the protein is MQRSKMRGASSGKKAAGPQQKNLEAALPGRWGGRSAENPPSGSVRKTRKNKQKTPGNGDGGSTSEAPQPPRKKRARADPTVESEEAFKNRMEVKVKIPEELKPWLVEDWDLVTRQKQLFQLPAKKNVDAILEEYANCKKSQGNVDNKEYAVNEVVAGIKEYFNVMLGTQLLYKFERPQYAEILLAHPDAPMSQVYGAPHLLRLFVRIGAMLAYTPLDEKSLALLLGYLHDFLKYLAKNAASLFTASDYKVASAEYHRKAL